The following is a genomic window from Methylomarinum vadi.
TCTTTTCAACAAATCCGAATGAAAGGCCAGCGGCGAGATCAACGCGGTACAGCCTAAAATCAGACCGATATTGGCAATATTCGATCCCAAGGCATTCCCGACGGCCAAGCCGCTATTACCCTGCAACGATGCGATGGCCGACACTAATATTTCCGGCGCCGAAGTTCCCAAACCGACGATAGTCAAACCGATCAACAACGGCGACACACCAAGATTCCTGGCAATCGAAGCGGTACCATTCACGAACATATCGGCCGCAATCACTAGAACAATCAATCCCCCCAGCAATGCAACAAAATTTATCAGCATGTCTTTTTTGGGCTCAAAAACTGGGTATTATGGCATGTTTAAAGCAATTTTTGTGCACACATTTTCCACTTTACACAGTTCATTCATTGACTTATCCACCTCCTCCCATACAATATGACGGCTTATTTCATCAGAAAGGCCCTCATCACATCGCTCTATGGACAACAGTGCAAGCCAAGAAAACTCTTTGGTTTCAATCAGAAATCTAAGCTTTTCCCGTGGCTCCCGCGTCATTTTCGACGACATCTCGCTCGACATCGAACGAGGTAAGGTCACGGCAATCATGGGCCCTAGCGGAACCGGAAAAACCACGTTGTTGAAACTGATCGGCGGTCAACTTCGCCCCAACGACGGCAGCATTTTTGTCGACCAACAAAATGTCCACCGCCTCAAACTAAAGGGCCTGTACACCTTGCGTAAGCGTATGGGGATGCTGTTTCAAAGCGGCGCCCTATTAACCGATATGAATGTTTACGACAATGTTGCCTTTCCATTGCGCGAACATACCCATCTGCCGGAATCGATGATCCGCACCCTGGTGTTGATGAAACTGCACGCGGTAGGTTTGCGCGGCGCCCGCGACCTGATGCCGAACGAGCTATCGGGCGGCATGGCCAGGCGAGTGGCCTTGGCGCGGGCGATTGCGCTGGACCCCATGATGATCATGTATGACGAACCCTTTACCGGACAAGATCCAATCTCGATGGGCGCACTGGTGCACTTGATCAAGGCATTGAACAATACGCTGGGCCTGACCAGTATCATTGTCTCGCACGATGTCCAGGAAACGGCCGCCATCGCCGATTATATCTATGTGCTTTCGGACGGCAAAATCGTCGGCCAGGGCACGCCCGAGCAACTGGCCAACTGCGATTCCGCCTGGGTACAACAATTCATTCATGGCAAGGCGGACGGACCGGTTCATTTCCATTACCCGGCGGCGGATTATCTCGATGATCTGCTATCCTCAAAGGCTCGCTGATTCTTAACCTATGCTTCAATATTTACAAAAACTAGGGGAAACGACGCGCCTGGGTTTTGCCAAACTGGGCCGCGGCACATTCTTTTTGTTCCATTCGCTCAGCGGCATAGGCAGCATCTTGCTTCGTCCTGGCTTGCTAATCAAACAAATGTATTCGATCGGCGTGCTATCGTTCCTGATCATCACCATTTCCGGACTGTTCGTAGGTATGGTACTGGGGCTGCAGGGCTATTACACGCTATCCGATTTCGGCGCCGAGGAAACCCTGGGAGTCCTGGTAGCCGCCTCGCTGGTCAGAGAATTGGGGCCAGTGGTATCGGCTCTGTTGTTCGCCGGACGCGCCGGCTCGGCGCTGACTGCCGAAATCGGCTTGATGAAGGCGACCGAACAACTGTCCGGCATGGAAATGATGGCGGTGGACCCGGTCAAACGCATCATTACCCCGCGATTTCTGGCCGGCCTGTTATCCATGCCTTTTCTGGCGGCCATTTTCAGTTCCATCGGCGTAATGGGCGGCCATATGGTCGGCGTCGGTATGCTAGGCGTCGACGATGGCTCCTACTGGTCGCAAATGCAATCCTCGATTGACTTCTACGACGACATCGTCAACGGCATCATCAAAAGCGTCGTTTTCGGTTTCGTGGTGTCATGGATCGCGCTGTTCGAAGGTTATGACACCATTCCCACCTCAGAAGGCGTCAGCCGCGCCACCACTCGCACGGTCGTCAATTCCGCCTTTAGCGTATTGGGGCTCGATTTCATTCTAACCGCTCTCATGTTCGGAGATATTTAACATGACGCATTCTTACACTCAGGACACCTTAGTGGGGCTTTTTGTCGCCTGTGGCATCGCCGCATTGTTTTACATGTCCCTGCAAATCAGCAATCTCGGCACATACAACAATGGGGAAAGTTATAAAATTACCGCGCGTTTTGAAAATTCCGGCGGACTCAAGGTAAAATCGCCGGTCACTGTCGCGGGTGTCCGCATCGGCCGCGTTTCCGCCATTACCTTCGACAAGAAAAACTACCAATCGGTCGTGGAAATGAGCATCGAATCGCAGTACGACACATTACCGGACGACACCACGGCGAGCATCTATACCGCCGGTTTGCTGGGGGAACAATACGTCAGTCTCGAACCGGGCGGTTCGCTGGAGTACCTGACCGACAACGGCGAAATCGAAATCACCCAATCCGCCATCGTGCTGGAAGAAGTGATCGGTCAATTCTTGTTTAAAGACAAAGGCGCGCCGGAAGAATAGTGTCTCAGCTCAGCATAATCGAACAACGGCCCGGCTATTTTTTGATTGAAGGCCCCTTGACCTTTGCCAGCATCGATAAAAAAACGGTCAAATCCTTCAATTTTCTGAACTCGGCGGAACAAATCTGCATCGATTTAGGCCATGTTGAAACCACCGACAGCGCGGGCCTGGCGTTGATGATCGAATGGATCAAGCAAAGCCGACAATACAATACCCGCCTGTCGTTCAAAAACATTCCGCCTCAATTGCTGACGCTGGCCAAGCTTAGCGGTTTCGATAACAACGAATATTTTGTCGGCTAAGCCGAACAAGTATAGCCCTATATCCTTAATTGACGCACCTCTATGGACAAACTATTGATTACCGGCGGCAAGCAACTGACTGGAGAACTGACGATCTCCGGCGCTAAAAACGCCGCCTTGCCGATTCTGGCAGCCACCCTGCTATCCGAGACACCGGTGACGGTCGGAAACGTTCCGCATTTGCGCGACATCACCACGACCATGGAACTGCTCGGACAAATGGGCGTGCAACTGACCGTCGACGAAAAAATGAACATCGAAGTCGACAGCAACACCATCGACAAATACGAAGCGCCGTATGAACTGGTAAAAACCATGCGCGCCTCGATTTTAGTGCTGGGACCGCTATTGGCGCGCTTCGGTGAAGCCCATGTCTCGCTGCCGGGCGGCTGTGCCATCGGCACCCGGCCTGTCGACATCCACTTGGACGCACTCAGCAAAATGGGAGCGGATATTAACGTGGAAGCCGGTTATATCCATGCCAAGGCCAAACGCCTGCAAGGCTGCCGCCTGGTGCTTGACAAAATTACCGTGACCGGCACCGAAAATCTGTTGATGGCGGCCGCATTGGCGAACGGCAAAACCATTATCGAAAATGCCGCGAAGGAACCGGAAGTCACCGACCTGGCCCATTTCCTGAACAAAATGGGCGCCAGGATCAGCGGTATCGGCACCGATATTCTGACCATCCAAGGCGTTGACAAACTGGGAGTCGACAACCTGCATTACCAGATCATGCCCGACCGTATCGAAACCGGTACCTTCCTGGTCGCTGCGGCGATCACCCGCGGCCGGGTCAAACTGAAAAAAACCAATCCCAACATCCTGGATGCCGTCCTCGACAAATTACGCGAGGCGGGCGCCCTGATCAAGACAGGCAAGGATTGGATCGAATTGGACATGGAAGGGCGCCGACCGAAATCAGTCAGTGTCAGGACCGCCCCCTACCCCGCCTTTCCAACCGACATGCAAGCCCAGTTCACGGCCTTGAATTGTGTGGCCGAAGGCGTCGGCATCATCACCGAAACGGTGTTCGAAAACCGCTTCATGCATGTACAGGAGATGCAACGGATGGGGGCCGACATCAAACTGGAATCGAATACCGCGATCTGCAGCGGCACCGAACAGCTGACCGGCGCGCCGGTCATGGCCACGGATTTAAGGGCATCGGCCAGCCTGGTATTGGCCGGCCTGATTGCCGAAGGCGAGACCTTGGTGGACCGAATCTACCATATCGACCGTGGCTACGATCATATCGAGGAAAAACTGTCCCAATTAGGCGCCACCATACGCCGTATACCCCAATAGGTTTTAAGAACAATGTTAACAATCGCAGTATCCAAAGGCCGCATTTACGAAGACGCCCTGCCTTTATTGGAAGAAGCCGGCATCACCCCGATCGATGATCCGAAGAAAAGCCGCAAATTGATCTTGCAAACCACCCGTGACGACGTGCAATTGGTCATTATTCGGGCGACCGACGTCCCGACCTTCGTCGAATACGGCGCCGCCGACATGGGGATTGCTGGCAAGGACGTGTTGCTGGAACACGGCTCGGAAAATCTCTACGAACCATTGGATCTGGGCATCGCCGCCTGCCGACTGATGACCGCGACGCCGGTAAACGCGCCGGAAAAATCCGGCCGCCTTCGCGTTGCGACCAAATACGTCAAAACCGCCCAGCGCTATTTTGCAGACCTGGGCGTGCAAGCCGAAATCATCAAGCTGTATGGCTCCATGGAATTAGCGCCGCTGGTCGGCCTGGCCGACTGCATCGTCGATTTGGTCGACACCGGCAACACGCTGAAAGCCAATGGCCTGGAAGCCAGGGAGCTGATTACCCATATCACGTCGCGCCTAGTTGTCAACAAAGCGGCTATGAAGATGAAACATCAGGCGATACAATCGCTAATCGATCAATTTGAAAAAACCCTGGCCAAAAGGTAACGTAATGACAACCATCAACATGACACGCCTTGATAGCTCCGCCGCCGATTTTTCCGCCCAACTGAAAACGCGTTTAGCTTGGGACGCTTCGGAAGACTTCGAGATCCATAAGCGGGTCATGGACATTATTTCCGATGTACGCAACCTCGGTGACGATGCGGTGATCGAATACACCAACCGTTTCGATCAATGTGCCTTTAAGAAGGCCGCCGAACTGGAACTCCCCAAACAAGCGTTGCAAGATGCCTGGAACAGCCTGTCGGCGGAAAAGGCGGACGCCCTGCAAACAGCCGCCAACCGTATCCGCGCTTATGCCGAGGAGCAAAAACTGCACTCCTGGCAATACACCGAGGAAGACGGCACTCTCCTCGGACAACAGGTCACTCCGCTGGACAAAGTCGGACTCTATGTCCCCGGCGGCAAGGCGGCCTATCCGTCGTCCGTCTTGATGAACGCGATACCTGCCAAGGTCGCCGGCGTCGGCGAGCTGATCATGGTGGTGCCGACCCCGGCGGGCGAAAGCAATCCGCTGGTTCTGGCCGCGGCCTACCTGGCCGGCGTCGACCGAATATTCACGATCGGTGGCGCGCAGGCCGTTGCCGCACTGGCCTACGGCACCAAAACCATCCCGGCGGTGGACAAAATCGTCGGCCCCGGCAATATCTATGTCGCCACGGCGAAAAAGCTGGTATTCGGCCAAGTCGGCATCGATATGATCGCCGGCCCCTCGGAAATCCTGGTGATATGCGACGGCCAGACCGACCCGAACTGGATTGCGATGGACTTGTTCTCGCAGGCGGAACACGATGAAAACGCTCAGGCGATCTTGATATCCGACAGCAGCGATTTTCTCGATCAGGTCGAACATAGCATCAACAAACTGCTCCCGGAGATGGAACGAGCCGATATCATCCGCGCCTCACTGACCGGCCGAGGCGCCTTTATTCTGGTACCAAACCTCGAGGTAGCGGCCGAAGTCGCCAACCGGATCGCTCCGGAGCATTTGGAATTATCGGTGGCCAACCCGGACAGCCTGCGTCAAAAAATCCGCAATGCCGGCGCCATTTTCATGGGCCGCTATAC
Proteins encoded in this region:
- a CDS encoding ABC transporter ATP-binding protein is translated as MDNSASQENSLVSIRNLSFSRGSRVIFDDISLDIERGKVTAIMGPSGTGKTTLLKLIGGQLRPNDGSIFVDQQNVHRLKLKGLYTLRKRMGMLFQSGALLTDMNVYDNVAFPLREHTHLPESMIRTLVLMKLHAVGLRGARDLMPNELSGGMARRVALARAIALDPMMIMYDEPFTGQDPISMGALVHLIKALNNTLGLTSIIVSHDVQETAAIADYIYVLSDGKIVGQGTPEQLANCDSAWVQQFIHGKADGPVHFHYPAADYLDDLLSSKAR
- the hisG gene encoding ATP phosphoribosyltransferase; translated protein: MLTIAVSKGRIYEDALPLLEEAGITPIDDPKKSRKLILQTTRDDVQLVIIRATDVPTFVEYGAADMGIAGKDVLLEHGSENLYEPLDLGIAACRLMTATPVNAPEKSGRLRVATKYVKTAQRYFADLGVQAEIIKLYGSMELAPLVGLADCIVDLVDTGNTLKANGLEARELITHITSRLVVNKAAMKMKHQAIQSLIDQFEKTLAKR
- the murA gene encoding UDP-N-acetylglucosamine 1-carboxyvinyltransferase; translation: MDKLLITGGKQLTGELTISGAKNAALPILAATLLSETPVTVGNVPHLRDITTTMELLGQMGVQLTVDEKMNIEVDSNTIDKYEAPYELVKTMRASILVLGPLLARFGEAHVSLPGGCAIGTRPVDIHLDALSKMGADINVEAGYIHAKAKRLQGCRLVLDKITVTGTENLLMAAALANGKTIIENAAKEPEVTDLAHFLNKMGARISGIGTDILTIQGVDKLGVDNLHYQIMPDRIETGTFLVAAAITRGRVKLKKTNPNILDAVLDKLREAGALIKTGKDWIELDMEGRRPKSVSVRTAPYPAFPTDMQAQFTALNCVAEGVGIITETVFENRFMHVQEMQRMGADIKLESNTAICSGTEQLTGAPVMATDLRASASLVLAGLIAEGETLVDRIYHIDRGYDHIEEKLSQLGATIRRIPQ
- the hisD gene encoding histidinol dehydrogenase, which translates into the protein MTTINMTRLDSSAADFSAQLKTRLAWDASEDFEIHKRVMDIISDVRNLGDDAVIEYTNRFDQCAFKKAAELELPKQALQDAWNSLSAEKADALQTAANRIRAYAEEQKLHSWQYTEEDGTLLGQQVTPLDKVGLYVPGGKAAYPSSVLMNAIPAKVAGVGELIMVVPTPAGESNPLVLAAAYLAGVDRIFTIGGAQAVAALAYGTKTIPAVDKIVGPGNIYVATAKKLVFGQVGIDMIAGPSEILVICDGQTDPNWIAMDLFSQAEHDENAQAILISDSSDFLDQVEHSINKLLPEMERADIIRASLTGRGAFILVPNLEVAAEVANRIAPEHLELSVANPDSLRQKIRNAGAIFMGRYTAEALGDYCAGPNHVLPTSGTARYSSPLGVYDFQKRSSLINCSAAGADKLGKIASVLARGESLTAHARSAEYRIK
- the mlaE gene encoding lipid asymmetry maintenance ABC transporter permease subunit MlaE — encoded protein: MLQYLQKLGETTRLGFAKLGRGTFFLFHSLSGIGSILLRPGLLIKQMYSIGVLSFLIITISGLFVGMVLGLQGYYTLSDFGAEETLGVLVAASLVRELGPVVSALLFAGRAGSALTAEIGLMKATEQLSGMEMMAVDPVKRIITPRFLAGLLSMPFLAAIFSSIGVMGGHMVGVGMLGVDDGSYWSQMQSSIDFYDDIVNGIIKSVVFGFVVSWIALFEGYDTIPTSEGVSRATTRTVVNSAFSVLGLDFILTALMFGDI
- a CDS encoding STAS domain-containing protein, which codes for MSQLSIIEQRPGYFLIEGPLTFASIDKKTVKSFNFLNSAEQICIDLGHVETTDSAGLALMIEWIKQSRQYNTRLSFKNIPPQLLTLAKLSGFDNNEYFVG
- the mlaD gene encoding outer membrane lipid asymmetry maintenance protein MlaD: MTHSYTQDTLVGLFVACGIAALFYMSLQISNLGTYNNGESYKITARFENSGGLKVKSPVTVAGVRIGRVSAITFDKKNYQSVVEMSIESQYDTLPDDTTASIYTAGLLGEQYVSLEPGGSLEYLTDNGEIEITQSAIVLEEVIGQFLFKDKGAPEE